A region from the Streptomyces lydicus genome encodes:
- a CDS encoding ABC transporter permease — protein sequence MTETVSPPATDLAERPPRRRPRTGPARWRDLSLVPVIFVLGVIGFIVSPAFLTRDNLVGVIQQSTELGLLVLGEALVLISGRMDLSLESTIGLAPVVALWLVMPAHGGRFAGLELFPTWSAIPLCLAVGAAVGAANGFLILTLRVNGFITTLGMLTMLRGLQVGLSEGRSIGDVPASFAYLGQADWLGIPAAVWICLALFALGGAALGYLRHGRALYAIGGNPEAARAAGIRVDRLTWIVLTVGGLLAAFAGILYTGHYGAVSASQGNGWIFQVFAAAVIGGISLKGGRGTLFGALTGVLTLQLVINVMTLGGVPPLWTQFLNGMIIIVALVISRFTSGEKQD from the coding sequence ATGACCGAGACCGTATCGCCGCCGGCCACCGACCTGGCCGAGCGCCCGCCGCGCCGCCGGCCCCGGACCGGTCCGGCCCGCTGGCGGGATCTCTCCCTGGTGCCGGTGATCTTTGTGCTGGGCGTCATCGGCTTCATCGTGTCGCCCGCGTTCCTCACCCGGGACAACCTCGTCGGCGTCATCCAGCAGTCCACGGAGCTGGGCCTGCTGGTGCTCGGCGAGGCGCTCGTCCTGATCAGCGGGCGGATGGACCTGTCGCTGGAGTCCACCATCGGCCTGGCACCGGTGGTCGCCCTGTGGCTGGTGATGCCCGCACACGGCGGCCGCTTCGCCGGGCTGGAACTCTTCCCCACTTGGTCCGCGATCCCGCTCTGCCTGGCCGTGGGCGCGGCGGTCGGCGCGGCCAACGGCTTCCTCATCCTCACCCTGCGGGTCAACGGCTTCATCACCACCCTCGGCATGCTCACCATGCTCCGCGGCCTGCAGGTGGGCCTCTCGGAGGGCCGGTCCATCGGCGATGTCCCGGCGTCCTTCGCCTACTTGGGCCAGGCCGACTGGCTGGGCATCCCGGCCGCCGTCTGGATCTGCCTCGCCCTCTTCGCGCTCGGCGGCGCGGCCCTCGGCTACCTCCGGCACGGGCGGGCGCTGTACGCCATCGGCGGCAACCCGGAGGCGGCCCGCGCGGCCGGCATCCGGGTGGACCGCCTCACCTGGATCGTGCTGACCGTCGGCGGACTGCTCGCCGCGTTCGCCGGCATCCTCTACACCGGCCACTACGGCGCGGTCTCCGCGAGCCAGGGCAACGGCTGGATCTTCCAGGTCTTCGCCGCCGCGGTGATCGGCGGCATCAGCCTCAAGGGCGGCCGGGGCACCCTCTTCGGCGCGCTCACCGGCGTCCTCACGCTCCAGCTCGTCATCAATGTGATGACCCTGGGCGGTGTGCCACCGCTGTGGACCCAGTTCCTCAACGGTATGATCATCATCGTCGCGCTGGTCATCTCCCGGTTCACCAGCGGCGAGAAGCAGGACTGA